A section of the Gimesia sp. genome encodes:
- a CDS encoding arylsulfatase — translation MLRALLQRNRGLIPCGLLVFLICGFSHKGIAAEGKQPNVILLLTDDQGYGDVGFHGNAQIRTPHMDDLARQGMELTRFYCSPVCAPTRASLMTGRYYYRSGVVHTSRGGAKMYGEETTLAELLQGAGYATGIFGKWHLGDNYPMRPQDQGFAESLVHRSGGIGQAPDKPNSYFDPWLWKNGQREQGKGYCTDLFFDAALEFMDRQTKAGKPFFVYLPTNAPHTPLEIADSYWKPYQEQGLDETTARVYGMVENLDENLGRLMAHLDQTKLKENTILIFLGDNGPQQKRYTAGLRGRKSWVYEGGIRVPFVATWPGHIPAGTQSAQIAAHIDLLPTLLDMTGTPKPKSLKLDGIDLTGLLTGKVKALPERKLFFQVHRGLTPQRYQNCAVVTQRYKLVGYPGTFGEENLMRDAEPVLELYDLTSDPGEMKNLISTEPDIVAGLRKDYERWFADVKQSRNFQPGLIVINSGKENPTTLCRYQDGTFTQGTSEGWMVQVETPGRYEVEIQRGADTKPGKLTVNWQGGRSHEFLSADQTSARFELQAGTGMLDIWFQEEGADRVYPGDNSTRGDVILKRLD, via the coding sequence ATGCTGCGAGCACTGTTACAGAGAAACCGGGGACTGATTCCGTGTGGTCTGCTGGTTTTCCTGATCTGCGGGTTCTCACATAAGGGGATTGCAGCAGAGGGAAAACAGCCAAATGTGATTCTGTTGCTGACCGATGACCAGGGCTACGGAGACGTCGGCTTTCATGGCAACGCGCAGATCCGCACACCGCACATGGACGATCTGGCCCGTCAGGGAATGGAGCTGACACGTTTCTACTGCAGTCCGGTTTGTGCGCCGACCCGGGCCAGTCTGATGACCGGACGTTATTACTATCGATCGGGAGTCGTACACACCTCTCGCGGAGGTGCGAAGATGTACGGAGAGGAGACCACGCTGGCCGAGCTGCTGCAGGGAGCAGGCTACGCGACGGGCATCTTCGGAAAATGGCATCTGGGGGACAATTATCCGATGCGGCCGCAGGATCAGGGATTTGCGGAGTCGCTGGTGCATCGAAGTGGCGGCATCGGTCAGGCTCCCGACAAACCCAACAGCTATTTTGATCCCTGGTTGTGGAAGAACGGTCAGCGAGAGCAGGGCAAGGGCTATTGCACAGATCTGTTTTTTGACGCTGCCCTGGAGTTCATGGATCGACAGACCAAGGCGGGGAAACCATTCTTTGTCTATCTGCCGACCAACGCCCCGCACACGCCACTCGAAATTGCGGACTCCTACTGGAAGCCTTATCAAGAGCAGGGACTGGATGAAACGACGGCCCGCGTGTATGGGATGGTGGAAAACCTCGATGAAAATCTGGGACGTCTGATGGCACATCTGGATCAGACCAAACTGAAAGAGAACACGATCCTGATCTTTCTGGGCGACAATGGTCCTCAGCAGAAACGTTATACCGCGGGGTTGAGAGGGCGGAAGTCGTGGGTTTATGAAGGGGGGATCCGCGTGCCGTTTGTGGCGACCTGGCCCGGACATATTCCTGCGGGGACACAGAGTGCTCAGATCGCCGCACACATCGATCTTCTGCCCACGTTGCTCGACATGACGGGGACCCCAAAACCGAAATCATTAAAACTGGATGGCATCGATCTGACTGGCCTGCTGACGGGGAAAGTCAAGGCACTGCCTGAGCGGAAACTGTTCTTCCAGGTACATCGAGGATTGACCCCGCAGCGTTATCAAAACTGTGCCGTAGTGACACAACGGTACAAACTGGTGGGGTATCCCGGCACCTTCGGAGAAGAAAACCTGATGCGCGATGCCGAACCGGTACTGGAACTGTACGATCTGACCAGCGATCCCGGGGAGATGAAGAATCTGATCTCCACAGAGCCCGACATCGTCGCTGGTTTACGGAAGGACTATGAACGCTGGTTTGCTGATGTGAAACAGTCCCGCAATTTTCAGCCGGGACTGATTGTGATCAACAGCGGCAAAGAGAACCCCACCACCTTATGTCGGTACCAGGATGGAACCTTCACGCAAGGAACTTCAGAGGGCTGGATGGTTCAGGTAGAGACTCCCGGACGCTATGAGGTGGAAATTCAGCGGGGCGCTGATACCAAACCGGGCAAGTTGACTGTCAACTGGCAGGGGGGGCGATCCCATGAATTTCTGTCGGCAGATCAGACCTCGGCCCGTTTCGAGTTGCAGGCGGGGACCGGCATGCTGGATATCTGGTTTCAGGAAGAGGGAGCCGATCGTGTTTATCCCGGCGACAACAGTACGCGGGGAGATGTGATACTCAAGCGTCTGGATTGA
- a CDS encoding altronate dehydratase family protein, translating into MSTVASSPLLKLHPEDNIAIARNSVAENQECAISDTENVTARESIDLGHKVAIQPIAKGERIRKFGQVIGFATCDIEPGDWIHSHNLAAGELSLDYAFSSDVPAPPAPVEGRTFMGYRRPNGKAATRNYLAIISTVNCSATASKYIARELAQTSLADYPNIDGIIPLVHKGGCAMQYDGEDHHQLMRTLGGFAKHPNIGAYVILGLGCETGQGSFLSDNEGLVQLQNLKEPDPMEPLVLNIQDIGGIRKTVDYVSDVLKDYLPKVNNVNREPIPVSELILGTECGGSDGNSGVTANPALGIASDLLVAHGATSILGETSEIYGGEHLLTRRAITPEVGQKLIDRIKWWEEYTGKFGVVIDNNPSPGNKRGGLTTIYEKSLGAIAKGGSTALRAVYRFAEPVTEKGFVIMDTPGYDPASVTGMVAGGANVVCFTTGRGSCFGCKPVPSIKIATNTPMFERMQDDMDLDAGRILNGTSVEEVGREIFELIIEVASGKKTKSEAQGIGDEEFCPWSIGPVL; encoded by the coding sequence ATGTCCACAGTCGCCTCTTCGCCGTTACTGAAACTGCACCCGGAAGATAACATCGCCATCGCCCGTAATTCTGTGGCAGAAAACCAGGAATGTGCGATCTCCGACACCGAGAACGTGACCGCCCGGGAAAGCATCGATCTGGGACACAAAGTCGCCATTCAACCCATCGCAAAAGGGGAACGGATCCGTAAGTTCGGTCAGGTCATCGGTTTCGCGACCTGCGACATCGAACCGGGCGACTGGATTCACAGCCACAACCTGGCAGCAGGCGAACTCAGCCTCGATTACGCGTTCTCCAGCGACGTCCCTGCACCGCCGGCACCTGTTGAGGGGCGGACCTTCATGGGCTATCGCCGTCCGAACGGCAAAGCAGCCACTCGTAACTACCTGGCGATCATCAGTACCGTCAACTGTTCGGCCACCGCATCCAAGTACATCGCCCGGGAACTGGCCCAGACCTCGCTGGCCGACTATCCCAATATCGATGGCATCATTCCCCTGGTTCATAAAGGGGGCTGTGCGATGCAGTATGATGGAGAAGACCACCATCAATTGATGCGGACTCTGGGGGGATTTGCGAAGCATCCCAACATCGGCGCTTATGTCATTCTAGGTCTGGGTTGTGAAACGGGGCAAGGCTCCTTCCTCTCCGACAATGAAGGATTGGTCCAGTTGCAGAACCTGAAAGAGCCTGATCCCATGGAGCCGCTGGTCCTCAACATCCAGGATATCGGGGGGATCAGAAAAACAGTCGACTACGTTTCAGACGTGCTCAAAGACTATTTACCGAAGGTCAACAATGTCAACCGGGAGCCGATCCCGGTTTCCGAGCTCATTCTGGGCACCGAATGTGGCGGCAGTGATGGGAACAGCGGGGTGACCGCGAACCCGGCGCTGGGAATCGCCAGCGACCTGCTCGTCGCTCACGGCGCAACCTCCATCCTGGGAGAAACCTCCGAAATCTATGGCGGAGAACACCTTCTGACACGGCGCGCCATCACGCCGGAAGTCGGTCAGAAACTGATCGACCGCATTAAATGGTGGGAAGAATACACGGGCAAATTCGGAGTGGTGATCGATAACAACCCCTCACCAGGTAACAAAAGAGGTGGACTGACCACGATTTATGAAAAATCACTGGGAGCCATCGCCAAGGGGGGCAGCACCGCCCTGCGTGCCGTCTACCGCTTTGCGGAACCGGTCACCGAAAAGGGCTTCGTCATTATGGATACCCCCGGCTACGACCCCGCCTCCGTCACAGGTATGGTGGCTGGAGGTGCGAATGTGGTCTGCTTTACCACAGGCCGGGGCAGCTGCTTTGGCTGCAAACCGGTCCCCAGCATTAAAATCGCCACCAATACCCCCATGTTCGAACGCATGCAGGATGACATGGACCTCGACGCAGGTCGTATTCTAAATGGCACCTCAGTGGAAGAAGTGGGCCGCGAAATCTTCGAGTTAATCATTGAAGTCGCGAGTGGAAAAAAGACAAAAAGTGAGGCCCAGGGCATCGGCGATGAAGAATTTTGCCCCTGGAGTATTGGTCCGGTGCTCTGA
- a CDS encoding arylsulfatase, which yields MTMLRFSPLSAFRCSFKFTALWLTLCCLILSSERLSYATRPNIVLIMADDLGFSDLGCYGSEIKTPNLDQMANEGLRFKRFYNAGRCCPTRASLMTGLYPHQAGMGWMNRNDNLPGYQGELGKNCVSIAEVLSAADYRCYHVGKWHLTYRMREANENWPLGRGFDRAYGTGGGGNYFAPRPLYEDNQLIKPPKTGYYITDAFSDRAVDYLKDHAEQHKTEPFFMYLAYTAPHFPLHALPEDIARYQGQYQGGWDALRKKRHKRMQQLGLINCPLSPRDPDAQAWESLSEKEREEWDLRMAVYAAMVTSMDRGIGQVLKQIDQMGQKDNTLVLFLSDNGASAEYIDRGHQPGAITGTRESFRCAEVGWANSSNTPFRFHKMWVHEGGISTPLIVRWPNQIQQTGGWTNQVGHIIDVMATCVDISGAKYPATKNDQAIFPYEGNSLLPTFQHPETAKSRMLYWEHEGNKAIRQGDWKLVKENGHKWELYDLSRDRSELHNLVKSEPQRVETMSREWDAWAERVGVVPWDDLPPPGYRSKGPDFYRKK from the coding sequence ATGACCATGCTCCGATTCTCTCCCCTTTCTGCGTTCAGATGCAGCTTCAAATTCACGGCACTGTGGTTGACTCTCTGTTGTCTGATTCTGTCTTCAGAACGTTTGAGTTATGCAACACGCCCGAATATTGTCCTGATCATGGCCGACGACCTCGGCTTCTCGGATCTCGGCTGCTACGGTTCGGAAATCAAAACGCCCAACCTGGACCAGATGGCCAACGAGGGACTGCGATTCAAACGCTTTTATAATGCGGGACGCTGCTGTCCCACCCGGGCCTCGCTGATGACCGGCCTCTATCCGCACCAGGCAGGCATGGGCTGGATGAACCGCAACGATAACCTTCCCGGCTACCAGGGAGAACTGGGTAAGAACTGTGTCAGCATCGCCGAAGTCCTCTCCGCCGCCGACTATCGCTGTTATCATGTCGGCAAGTGGCATCTGACCTATCGCATGCGGGAAGCCAATGAAAACTGGCCCCTGGGCAGAGGCTTTGATCGCGCCTATGGTACCGGCGGTGGGGGCAATTATTTCGCACCCCGTCCGCTCTATGAAGACAATCAGCTGATCAAACCACCCAAAACGGGTTACTATATTACTGATGCCTTCAGTGACCGCGCGGTCGACTATCTGAAAGATCACGCGGAGCAGCACAAAACAGAACCCTTCTTCATGTATCTCGCTTATACGGCTCCTCACTTCCCGCTGCACGCACTTCCGGAAGACATCGCCCGCTATCAAGGACAGTATCAGGGCGGCTGGGATGCCCTCCGCAAAAAACGACACAAGCGCATGCAGCAACTCGGGCTGATCAACTGCCCGCTCTCTCCCCGCGATCCTGACGCCCAGGCCTGGGAGAGTCTCTCGGAAAAAGAGCGCGAGGAATGGGATCTGCGCATGGCCGTCTATGCAGCCATGGTGACCAGCATGGATCGAGGCATCGGCCAGGTCCTGAAGCAAATTGACCAGATGGGTCAGAAAGACAATACCCTCGTGCTGTTTCTCTCCGACAATGGCGCGAGTGCCGAGTACATCGACCGGGGACACCAGCCCGGCGCGATCACCGGTACCCGCGAATCGTTCCGCTGTGCTGAAGTCGGCTGGGCCAACAGCAGTAACACTCCCTTCCGCTTCCATAAAATGTGGGTCCACGAAGGGGGCATCTCCACGCCCCTCATCGTCCGCTGGCCCAACCAGATTCAGCAGACCGGAGGCTGGACCAACCAGGTGGGACACATCATTGATGTGATGGCGACCTGCGTTGACATTTCCGGTGCGAAATATCCCGCCACCAAAAACGATCAGGCCATTTTCCCTTACGAAGGCAACAGCCTGCTCCCTACTTTTCAGCATCCGGAAACAGCAAAGTCTCGCATGCTGTACTGGGAACACGAAGGCAACAAAGCCATTCGCCAGGGGGACTGGAAACTGGTGAAAGAAAACGGTCACAAGTGGGAGCTCTACGATCTGAGCCGGGACCGCAGTGAACTGCATAATCTGGTGAAAAGCGAACCGCAGCGGGTGGAAACCATGTCCCGCGAATGGGATGCCTGGGCCGAACGTGTCGGCGTCGTTCCCTGGGACGATCTGCCTCCCCCCGGCTACAGAAGTAAGGGGCCGGACTTCTACCGCAAGAAATAA
- a CDS encoding polyphosphate kinase 2 family protein, whose amino-acid sequence MDYISRFRVEPGSQVDLSKIDASFKDHHESHQHALPEIDAYRQKLADLQYLMYAENKRSLLICLQGRDAAGKDGTIKHVLGAMNPQGCKVAAFKVPTREEAAHDFLWRYHRATPAKGEVAIFNRSHYEDVLVVRVHNLVPQDVWSQRYAHINHFEQQLADSGTHILKFYLHIDANEQLARFKQRIDDPARHWKISDSDYSERPLWDEYTTAFEAALSQCSTPHAPWFIIPSNHKWFRNLAISRIVSETLSALDMKFPAPTVDINEIRQKYHQIVNQGHQESSSS is encoded by the coding sequence ATGGATTACATCAGCAGATTTCGTGTCGAACCGGGCAGCCAGGTCGATCTCTCTAAGATCGATGCCAGCTTTAAAGACCATCACGAATCGCATCAGCACGCCTTGCCCGAAATCGATGCGTATCGCCAAAAGCTCGCCGACCTGCAATACCTGATGTATGCCGAAAACAAACGATCGCTGTTGATCTGTCTGCAGGGCCGCGATGCAGCAGGCAAAGACGGCACCATCAAGCACGTACTGGGGGCCATGAACCCGCAGGGCTGTAAGGTCGCCGCCTTCAAAGTACCCACCAGGGAAGAAGCCGCCCACGATTTCCTCTGGCGTTACCATCGGGCCACACCCGCGAAAGGTGAAGTCGCGATCTTCAACCGTTCGCATTACGAAGATGTGCTGGTCGTTCGCGTGCATAACCTGGTGCCTCAGGATGTCTGGTCGCAACGCTACGCGCACATCAATCATTTCGAACAACAGCTGGCGGACAGCGGGACACACATCCTCAAGTTCTACCTGCACATCGATGCGAACGAACAACTGGCCCGCTTCAAGCAGCGAATCGACGATCCCGCCCGCCACTGGAAAATCAGCGACAGCGATTATTCAGAGCGTCCCCTGTGGGACGAATACACGACAGCCTTCGAAGCCGCCCTCAGCCAGTGCAGCACACCCCACGCTCCCTGGTTCATCATTCCCTCCAATCACAAATGGTTCCGCAACCTGGCAATCTCCCGCATCGTATCCGAAACCCTGTCAGCGCTGGACATGAAGTTCCCGGCCCCCACGGTCGACATCAATGAGATCCGACAGAAGTACCATCAGATTGTGAATCAGGGCCATCAAGAATCATCTTCATCCTGA
- a CDS encoding plasma-membrane proton-efflux P-type ATPase yields MSTTQPASRNRSDNSPDLEREELDAVFQQLQTSPQGLTSTEAASRLAQYGRNELEDHQLSDLQKFLRYFWGPIPWMIEAAALLSALIGHWPDFGIIMGLLIYNAGSGFWQERKASNALAALKAGMAPRARVLRNGQFASIDAAEVVPGDIIRIKLGEVLAADVRFIAGDYISIDQAALTGESLPVSKKVGDSGYSGSIAKKGEMTAVVIGTGNKTFFGRTASLVAAAGAEASHSQKAVGQIGDFLIFLSMSLAFVLMGVEFYRQVVLRDDWHLEELVNILRMVLVLLIASIPVAMPTVITVTNALGALALSQKKAIVSRLEAIEELAGVDILCSDKTGTLTKNQLSLGEPILFASTDPQEVIRAGALASKRDDDDPIDLAVIAGLQQPDTLDQYQLQKFVPFDPVSKRTEATLTDSEGTSWKFTKGAPQVIIELCHLDPDTQHRGEQSVLDLAERGMRALSVAQSSDDGQSWTFLGILSLLDPPRDDSQETIRRAQEHGLGVKMITGDDVAIGSEICRQLGMGTHLQPASDLFTKEMDMSHLPESITACVERADGFGRVFPEHKYGIVKALQDRGHVVAMTGDGVNDAPALKQADCGVAVSGATDAARAAADLILTEPGLSTIVDAIDEARKIFERIINYVLFRVTMTLDIMFVVVLSTIIFGFSPLTPVMIVFLALLDDVPIMTIAYDNTLLPPKPVRWNMRRLLLISSFMGLLSIVQTFGLLLIGEEWITNPDWMSRISLNHDQLQTIIFLQLVAGGHLLLFVMRSRGAFFMPPWPALPLFSAIVGTQILAVLMCGFGWFVTPIHWKLIGLVWLYMLVWMVLLDLVKQVIYRKISNHENGRPPWYKRFLHSRSAGRK; encoded by the coding sequence ATGAGTACTACCCAGCCCGCCTCCCGCAATCGTTCAGACAACTCACCAGACCTGGAACGGGAAGAACTGGACGCCGTCTTTCAGCAGCTCCAGACATCTCCCCAGGGACTGACCTCCACCGAGGCGGCATCACGCCTGGCACAGTACGGCCGCAACGAACTGGAAGATCACCAGCTCAGCGATCTGCAGAAGTTCCTGCGTTATTTCTGGGGACCGATCCCCTGGATGATCGAAGCCGCCGCCCTGCTCTCCGCACTCATTGGTCACTGGCCCGACTTCGGCATCATCATGGGCCTGCTGATCTATAATGCCGGCTCCGGATTCTGGCAGGAACGCAAAGCCAGCAACGCGCTGGCCGCCCTCAAGGCAGGCATGGCTCCCCGGGCCCGAGTGCTCCGCAACGGCCAATTCGCATCCATCGACGCCGCCGAAGTCGTCCCCGGCGACATTATCCGTATTAAACTCGGCGAAGTACTCGCCGCCGACGTCCGCTTCATTGCAGGTGACTACATCAGCATCGACCAGGCGGCTCTGACCGGAGAATCCCTGCCTGTCAGCAAGAAAGTCGGCGACAGTGGGTACTCGGGCAGCATCGCCAAGAAGGGGGAAATGACAGCCGTCGTCATCGGTACCGGGAACAAGACCTTCTTCGGCCGCACCGCCAGCCTCGTCGCAGCGGCAGGCGCAGAAGCCTCTCACTCCCAGAAAGCAGTAGGCCAGATCGGCGACTTCCTGATTTTCCTCTCGATGTCCCTCGCCTTTGTGCTGATGGGTGTCGAATTTTATCGGCAGGTTGTACTCCGGGATGACTGGCACCTGGAAGAGCTGGTCAACATTCTCCGCATGGTGCTGGTCCTGCTCATTGCCTCCATCCCGGTCGCCATGCCCACCGTTATTACCGTGACCAATGCCCTGGGCGCCCTGGCACTCTCCCAGAAAAAAGCGATCGTCTCTCGACTGGAAGCCATTGAAGAGCTGGCGGGCGTCGACATCCTCTGCTCCGACAAGACAGGCACTCTGACCAAAAACCAACTGAGCCTGGGAGAGCCGATTCTGTTCGCTTCCACCGATCCCCAGGAAGTCATCCGCGCCGGTGCCCTGGCTTCCAAACGGGACGACGACGATCCCATCGATCTGGCGGTCATCGCCGGTCTGCAACAACCGGACACTCTCGATCAGTATCAATTGCAGAAGTTCGTCCCTTTTGATCCGGTCAGCAAACGTACGGAAGCCACCCTGACCGACTCCGAGGGAACTTCCTGGAAATTCACCAAGGGCGCTCCGCAGGTCATCATTGAATTATGTCACCTCGACCCGGATACCCAGCACCGCGGCGAACAGTCCGTGCTCGACCTCGCCGAGCGAGGCATGCGGGCTCTGAGTGTTGCCCAGTCATCGGACGACGGACAGAGCTGGACGTTTCTCGGCATCCTCTCTCTGCTCGATCCACCCCGTGACGATTCCCAGGAGACCATCCGCCGTGCCCAGGAGCATGGACTGGGCGTGAAGATGATTACCGGCGACGACGTGGCCATCGGCAGCGAAATCTGTCGTCAGCTCGGCATGGGCACTCACCTGCAGCCCGCATCCGACCTGTTCACAAAAGAGATGGACATGAGCCACCTCCCCGAGTCGATCACCGCTTGCGTCGAACGGGCCGACGGTTTCGGGCGGGTCTTTCCCGAACACAAGTACGGCATCGTGAAAGCCCTCCAGGACCGTGGGCATGTCGTCGCGATGACCGGCGACGGCGTCAACGATGCCCCCGCCCTCAAGCAGGCGGACTGTGGTGTGGCCGTCAGCGGCGCCACCGATGCTGCCCGCGCCGCTGCGGACCTGATTCTGACCGAACCCGGACTCTCCACAATCGTCGATGCCATCGATGAAGCCCGCAAGATCTTCGAACGCATCATCAACTATGTCCTGTTCCGGGTCACCATGACCCTCGACATCATGTTCGTTGTCGTGCTCTCCACCATCATCTTCGGCTTCTCCCCCTTAACGCCGGTCATGATCGTCTTCCTGGCACTCCTGGACGACGTCCCGATTATGACCATCGCTTACGACAATACGCTGCTGCCCCCGAAACCGGTCCGCTGGAACATGCGACGCCTGCTGTTGATTTCCAGTTTCATGGGGCTGCTCTCAATCGTCCAGACCTTCGGCCTGCTCCTGATTGGCGAGGAATGGATTACGAACCCCGACTGGATGTCCCGCATCAGTCTCAATCACGATCAGCTGCAGACCATCATATTCCTGCAACTTGTCGCCGGGGGACACCTGCTGCTGTTCGTCATGCGTTCGCGGGGCGCATTTTTCATGCCCCCCTGGCCGGCCCTTCCGCTGTTTTCAGCCATCGTCGGCACACAGATCCTGGCCGTACTGATGTGCGGTTTTGGCTGGTTCGTCACGCCCATCCACTGGAAGCTGATCGGCCTGGTCTGGCTCTACATGCTGGTCTGGATGGTTCTGCTCGATCTGGTCAAGCAGGTCATTTATCGCAAAATATCAAACCACGAGAATGGTCGTCCGCCCTGGTATAAACGTTTTTTACACAGTCGCAGCGCAGGTCGAAAATAA
- a CDS encoding GNAT family N-acetyltransferase gives MVFEAQPTLTGRLLELRPLQEDDYDALFAVASDPLIWEQHPASDRYQPEVFQKFFRDAMESGGALLAIDQATGAVIGSSRYHGYNESASEVEIGWTFLARSHWGGQYNGEMKQLMLQHAFQFVDSVIFLIGPENIRSQRAVEKIGGVRDGSRTDGSGMESCLFRIRAIDYQG, from the coding sequence ATGGTATTCGAGGCACAACCCACACTGACCGGCAGGCTGCTGGAACTGCGTCCGCTGCAGGAGGACGATTATGACGCATTGTTTGCGGTCGCCTCTGATCCGTTGATCTGGGAACAGCATCCGGCGTCTGACCGTTACCAGCCGGAGGTGTTTCAGAAATTCTTCCGGGACGCGATGGAATCGGGCGGGGCGTTGCTGGCGATCGATCAGGCGACCGGTGCCGTGATCGGTTCTTCACGCTACCACGGATATAACGAGAGTGCCTCCGAAGTGGAGATCGGCTGGACTTTCCTGGCACGTTCGCACTGGGGCGGACAGTACAACGGCGAAATGAAGCAGCTGATGCTGCAGCACGCATTTCAGTTTGTGGATTCGGTGATCTTTCTGATCGGTCCGGAAAACATTCGTTCGCAGCGGGCGGTGGAAAAGATCGGCGGTGTTCGCGACGGCAGCCGAACCGATGGTTCGGGGATGGAGAGCTGTCTGTTTCGGATTCGTGCGATTGATTATCAGGGGTAA
- a CDS encoding WD40 repeat domain-containing protein — MRFHWMMILLLGGLSAQLVLGAEPVSGKTKHSYAIVSELKIPRKQYPQALVIRFSEDNRRITVVTVEGVYVYDLDRSRWGAKSITFLQYADRAVISGDGSILLCAHDHGKATLWDLTRLELIWSFDTGNKLLGPCALSADGETLALLKQGTVYLGQIRDKTFKHLWKPAEKDVRAIRFIPGKTTQLVGFARKVKTQEEGGGVSWDHDVYLWREQLDGTYSRRKIRESTSEKRTIDSFTLTGEDLTPIQFSHDAQLLGINEGEGIEIWELNQAKKLHTIQPTETFVGSISFSGDNRLLATGGGFLVLPPSTSLKKNALPQPVKSIPLKGKLSVWEISTGKRLAEIELGIPVGTIDLADKTGMLAASTHGTLILLKPDAGR, encoded by the coding sequence ATGCGGTTCCATTGGATGATGATCCTGTTGTTGGGGGGGCTGTCTGCTCAGTTGGTTCTGGGAGCAGAGCCGGTTTCAGGAAAAACAAAGCACTCTTATGCCATTGTCTCAGAACTTAAAATACCCCGAAAACAGTATCCACAAGCCTTAGTAATCCGTTTTTCAGAAGATAACAGACGGATTACAGTTGTGACTGTGGAAGGGGTATATGTGTATGATCTTGATCGATCCCGTTGGGGGGCGAAATCAATTACTTTTCTGCAATATGCTGATAGAGCAGTCATTTCAGGTGACGGCAGCATACTGTTATGTGCTCACGATCATGGAAAAGCTACCCTGTGGGATCTTACCAGACTGGAGTTAATCTGGTCCTTCGACACAGGGAATAAGTTACTGGGGCCCTGTGCTCTATCTGCGGATGGTGAAACCCTCGCTTTGTTAAAGCAGGGGACAGTTTATCTGGGGCAGATCAGGGATAAGACTTTTAAGCATCTGTGGAAGCCTGCAGAAAAGGATGTTCGGGCCATTCGGTTCATTCCGGGGAAGACAACTCAGTTGGTCGGATTTGCACGTAAAGTTAAAACACAAGAGGAAGGGGGAGGAGTCAGTTGGGACCATGATGTTTATCTCTGGCGAGAGCAGTTGGATGGGACGTACTCCCGTCGGAAAATTCGAGAATCAACTTCTGAAAAGCGAACCATTGATAGCTTTACTTTAACTGGCGAAGATCTGACCCCGATTCAGTTTTCCCACGATGCCCAGCTGCTGGGAATCAATGAAGGGGAGGGAATTGAAATCTGGGAGCTGAACCAGGCAAAAAAACTACATACGATTCAACCTACTGAAACCTTTGTCGGTTCGATTTCGTTTTCAGGTGATAACCGGTTGCTGGCGACCGGGGGAGGCTTTCTGGTTCTTCCACCTTCCACCAGTTTAAAAAAGAACGCACTTCCTCAGCCAGTTAAAAGCATTCCTCTTAAAGGCAAGCTCAGTGTGTGGGAGATTTCTACAGGCAAACGGCTGGCGGAGATCGAACTGGGGATTCCTGTCGGTACAATCGATCTTGCTGACAAAACAGGTATGCTGGCTGCCAGCACTCATGGGACTTTGATTCTGCTCAAGCCTGATGCAGGGAGATGA